The Meiothermus cerbereus DSM 11376 DNA window GCCGCGCGAAGGTACCTACACCCTCGAGGTGCTCTACGGTTCGGCCAAGGCCCGTCTCGAGCTCACCGCAGGCAAGCCCAGCCTGACCCGCCAGCTTTACACGGCCGGCATCGTACTACGCAACCTGAGCAACGCACCCCTGCTAAGCGGCGCGCAGATGCTCTCGCCGGAGGGTGAGGCCCTGGCGATTCAGCAAGTCCAGGCCGCCTTGCACGAGGTGGCCCCCCGGGCTCAGCAAATCCCCAACCTGAGCCGCAAACTCACCAGCGGCCCCTACAGCGGCAACAGCATCGCCGAGCTCTTGCAAAAGGCCGACGAGGCCCTGGTGCGGGCTTTCCTCGAGGCGGTGGTGGGCCAGCCCGACCTGATTGGGGATGGGGATGTGGTCAACGGCTTCATCGGTTGGCTTTCGCCAGCCCCTCGCTAAAAGGTTGTTTTGTAGCAGGAACGATACATGTTCTTGGAGGTCTTGGTTGATTTTGGAAGAGCTCTTGCGGGGTATGTCGTGAGCCCAGAACTGGCTGCGGTCACGTTTGCGCTGCTCTCGGCGGTTTCCTGGGGCGCAGGCGATTTCAGCGGGGGGGTGGCCTCCCGCAGGCTCAACCCCTACCTAATTGCCCTGCTGGTGCACGCCACGGGGCTGCTGCTTTTTACGCTCTTGGCTTTGCTGCGTGCAGAGGTGTTTCAACCCCAGGATATCCCCTGGAGCATCGCCGCTGGGTTGGCGGGATGTGTGGGCCTGGTGTTTTTGTACCGGGCCTTCCAGTTTGGGCAGATGGGCCTGGCTGCGCCCATCGCGGGGGTGGTGGGGGCAGCCCTGGCTGCTTTGGTGGGGGTTTTCCTCGAGGGTCTGCCGGCGCCCTTGCAACAGATGGGCTTTGCGGTGGGCTTGCTGGGGGTCTGGCTTGCGGCCCGCCCCGAAGGG harbors:
- a CDS encoding DMT family transporter; the encoded protein is MSPELAAVTFALLSAVSWGAGDFSGGVASRRLNPYLIALLVHATGLLLFTLLALLRAEVFQPQDIPWSIAAGLAGCVGLVFLYRAFQFGQMGLAAPIAGVVGAALAALVGVFLEGLPAPLQQMGFAVGLLGVWLAARPEGATGPSQGLFYAFLAGLGFGGYFALIHQVEGLFWPSALAKLVATTLMLGLVWRMGLLRRETGLSATLGLVGLAGLLDAGGNVLFLVAAQAGRLDVAAVISSLYPAFTALLAWGLLRERLSQGQTLGVLLSLVAIALIASG